Genomic segment of Arvicola amphibius chromosome 7, mArvAmp1.2, whole genome shotgun sequence:
TGACCTCTCCTGGGAATCTGCTTCAGGTAGCAAAGCCTCCATGCTGGAATGTGGCTCTCCTGCCATACAGGCAAGTCCTCCTTAGAACAAGTCAGGAGTGCAAGAAAGGACAGGGGAAGTCATCTCTAAAGGCTAAAAGGTTACATAAAGCGTAATAAAACACAactgtttcctttaaaattttaatggacAGGAAATGTATAGAATAACTGCCAAGTCACATAAATTAACTTTTTTGTTAACGTCCGTGATCCAGGAAAGCACACGCGAGCGGCATGGGTGTTTCCATCAGCTGTCATCTGGGCGCGTGTGGACCCATCTTTATGTGGTCCAGAAAAAAAATCGGCTGCCGTGCTTGGCGGGTTTCAGATCCCCTTCTATCACAGGGTTGGGCTCCGGCCTCGGTCTTGAGTGGTAAGGGTTCTCTGGTAAAGGGCGCTCCGTTTTCACTTTGGTAACCTGGAAGGGCGCAGAAGGAGGCAGGGTTCAATGGGACTGCAGCAGCAGTAACCCTGAACCCTCTGGGGTCCCATAGCTCCTGCTGCCCCAACTATTCCTCCACTTCGAACCGCAGGCAGATGTGTCTAGCCTCACTTAATCCTTGCATACACTTCTGGAAGTCCACCTTTTGTCATTCTGCATGGTAGGAGTTGAGGATACAGCAGGAAGAGACAAGCTGAGACAGGCTGTCCTCTTTCTCTCACTGGCTAGTGAGCAAGACAGAACTTCTACTGTGCTGTGTTGGGAAGGGCAGACCCTGCACAAGTCACCCACACTGAAGGCTGGACCTAGGCTATTTCTGAGGAGAATCAGGAGTCTGCCAGGGAGATTAAGGGGGAAGACAGTGCAAGCGAGAAGTCAAAGACAGCAGAGGCAATGTCTAGAGAGCTCACCACAGCGGCAGAGACCACACCTAAGCAAGTTCTGGTGTTATCAGTGCTGATGCTGAGCGCATTGTCCCCGCTCATCCTTACCAGCAGCTCCCACATGGTTCACTAAGACCACCTTGCTGGGACACACGCTCGTAAGTTCCATGCACAGCTAAGGCACCACGCTGGGCGATACGGTATGCAATGCTGTGCAAAGGTGCTGATGGCAGCAGGTACCACTGTTACAGGGATGCGACCAATCACTATTTGTGGCTGAGAGCGGGGACGCTAGGCCTGGTGGTGGGCCTAGAATTAAGATCTGAACCAACAGTAGGTCCTAAACTGCAGCCAAGAGCGAGGAGGAAAGCACCTACAACTTCCACCCCCAGTGATTATCAAAACCTCAACTGAAAAGCAACCAGaaattcacttttaaattttgtactttgcTGTGGGTCTAGGGACTAGACTTggggccttacacatgctaggtaagtgaGGTAAGTGCTGTACTACTCGGCAATGCCTCTAGCCCAGAACTTATCCCTTTGAAAGTTAAGGACACAGGTCCCTACAAGTGGGCCACAGCTACTAAGCATTTTCTGACTTTTACTTCAGTGGTACCAACTCTAAGCCATCTGCATGCATGAGGCCAGCCCCCTGCCTAGATACCGTTCAGAAGCAGTTCTGTGCCTGGAGCTCCAGGCACACAGTTAATATAACTAACTACCGTATGTGTACGCATTATCTCCAGTTCATAGGACAGTGACGGGTCACCTAAGATGACGTCAGAGCTGGAGCCCAAGGCCGTGAGTGCAGGTCCCTGTCCCCTGCTCTGATTGCAGGTCACAAATGAAGAGCTCCTTGCTGCTTGACAGAGTAGTTCCAAATGCACACTGGAGATATTCATGAAATCAATCTAGAAAACTGTcactctttgtttttgaaaatgtttcttgaaTATAGAGTAACCAGGGACCCACTGAAAGAACAACTGATCGAGGGAAGACTAGTGAAGCAACTTGTTCTCACACATCCCAGAAGAGAGGGAGCAGGGCACCTCAGACCCATCCctaaaggaaggctgaggcctaCTTGATGATGAAACTGCTGTGCGTAAAAGGGGGTTCCTGGGAGGAACTAGGGTGTATATGAAGTGCCCCCCAACTTGCTTTCTTTATGATCAGGTTATCATTACGAGTAGGAGATAATTCTGCCTAGGAAAGGGTGTGACATCCGGACTGGGGCCCAACTTGGTctttggaggaagagagaagtgggCCAGACAGAATGCCAAGAGAATGAAGCTACAGGCCAGGTTTCCCTCGGCTGGTTAATGGCCTTTCTGGAGACTGGACAATGGATTGGAGTGCAGCTAAAACTGACAATACATGTCATGAAATACATTTTTGCAGCAATTAGATAACTATTTTGGGGTAAAGAATGTTAATATAAAGACTCAAGAATAAATACTCTGGTTTAATAGCCTGACTCACATCTTGCCCTGtggtgaagaagaaagaagaaaagggagtttTACTGGTTAAGTATGTAAGTCTCATCACTTTCCAGCTCTGATTGGCCACTACTAAAGTTACCTTCTCAGTTTAGCTAAAGAATGTATCTGAAGTAAAGCTAAGTATGTCAGACTGAAAAAAACCTAGGCCACCCATCTATTTGTGACAACCATTCGTGGCGCTGGCCCCAGAGGGACGAGAACTAAGATGGACATCCTGTGCGCCTAGTGCTGGGCAGGGGCTCACAcaggctctggggacaggagaCAGGGCGGACAGGCAGCTGGGAGGCTCTAAGGAGTGGAGGCCCTGAGTTAAAGCAGCAGGCATGTAGGCCACTGTGGGCAGGACTTCTTCAGCTGCACATCACAGCAGCTCGGGAGCAGGTGGGAGTCCCTGCGTGACTTTAGAGTTTCAATAATGCATCTTTCTTGCCCACACAGATCACTCCTACAGTGAAGACAGAGTTTAAGCCCTAAATTCTTCAATTTCACAGGAGGAACTAACTATCTTGCAGAAGCAGCTCAGGAAGAGCTCTTCAGGAAGGCCACAGCagcgtgtgtgtgtttgggggcccagcactcagaatgctCCTGAGCTAAATACTCAAGAGCGCACAAAGGAGAGTGCAGACATCAGGCTCCCATGACGCTTCAGCCAGAGTCATCACCGAAACCACCGACCCGGAGGAAGGGAGGACCGCACTCTTCAACTATGAGCTTTTCAATTCTTGGTGTTCCAAAAGAATCTGGCACAAGCTGCTCCTATTGCTCCAGTGGATTTGCCAACAGTCCTCACTAGCATGGTGGCTAATGCACTCTGCTCCCTGTTGGCTAACTAACACCTGCTAGGACACACTGGCTTCTGGATGTCGAGTCCTTTGTCTGGTAAAAGGGGACTTCTCACAGCCTCTCCATCCTCAGAGGGACCCCTTCTGCCTTTGTCACAGCCAATCCCCTCTACCCAACCCAGAGGAACCTTACCTTGGACAGCTCCCCAAGGTCTGGCCTCACCCAGCCCAGTTCATCCAGCACACACTTGTCAAACTTGGCCTGCTGTTTGCGGCAGTGACGAAACATCTGCGTGTTGGAATAATCGAGGCAAGTCCAGTACTCTGTGAAAGGCTCTGCACAGTGACGCTTGATCTGCCTGGAAAAGAAGGCTGGAGGTTAGGGATAGCTCTTCACACAACAGAGGAGCCTTACATTCTGGAAAATGTAGGAGTCAACAATGCCACACCCCACGGCACCTTCAAGGCCTTCAAGTAAAAACTGACAACTAagtgctgagactgcagggcAGGAGCCCTTCCCACTGCTAGGATGTAACTAGTGCAACCACTGTGGAAGGTCGACAAGAATGGAAGCCAGAGCACCATGTGATCCAACTACACCATTCGAGGCTGCACCCAAAGGACTCGCTACAACCTACCCCAGACACTAGACCGTGTGCCTGCTGCTGCTCCATTCACAAAAGCAGGGGACCACCAACAGAACACTGGATAATGAAAACGTGGCATGTGTACACAGTGGAGTTTTTCctcagcttttatttatttatttttggtttttcaggagagtctcattgtatagccctggctgtcctggaacacactctgcagaccaggctgtccttgaactcagagatctgtccacctctgcctccagtgtgctaccatgcctggtttactCAACTTCTAAGAAATACGAAACTTGCAGGAAAACGGAACTAGGAAGTGTCATATTAAGCAAGGTGGCACAGTCTGAGACCCGAACCACCATCGTCTCTCATATCTCATGTGGCTTTAGACTTTTaatacatgtgtatttgtatgttgtAGGATAGCAGGTCATAAGAGAGGCAGAAGAACAAAGGTTGCGAGAGCCGGTACAGACTAGGACAAGGGGTGCTGGGGGGCTTCTTGGTCACATGTGACTGGGGGTGGGAGCACACAAAGGAGGggagacaaacaacaaaaacaaattttgcttgaaaaatatcataatgaagcCTAACTTTCCATATGctttgtaattaaaaaagaaatcccaaagtTAAGAACcagtaagaaataaaatacagcaaGATTTCTCAGGAGCAAACCTTCCTTTATTCATCAAAAATAAAAGCCCATGGCCTAAGCCACTGgcattttactcaggagacctcTCTGGAGCCTGCTCAGTCTTTACATCGCAGCTCAGCAAActcagaagggaaggaagcagtcAGAACCTGGCATGCTGACAGAGGCCGGGGGTGAGAGACCTTCAAACACATGAACTAATGGGAGGGAGGTAGTGCTGGCCAAAATCAGTCCTCACTATGAAGAGCTGGGTGCTGCTAGGAAGCAGGGCAGCAAATACCTCCCTCGGAACCATggaagctgctggaggaagctagGGAGATGGCCAGTGTCTAAAGCACCGGACACATAAGTAACAGAACCCACATAAGTGCCAAGTTGCCCTGGCTGCCCCACTGTAAATTCCATCCTCTGAAGGAGGGGACAGGAGATGCCAAAGCAAGCTCGCCAGTGAGACTAGCCATAGTGCTAAGCTCCATGCCTGAGTGACATGCCTCACAGAATTTCTGAATGAATGtgggcacatgtacacacccacacagacccacacacattcacacacatacatgttcacacagaCGTaagaacagacagacaaagaaaacaCAGGCCAAGGAAGGCTAGGTGTGTGATAGGGTTGCTTTCTGGggtctggagaaaaaaaaaaaaaaaaaacaggcacaaggcccaggtgccctctctctgtggttccctcgcagcacagctgagcttggacttctcgtccctgtttcatgagttttccccttataataaataaaaatataattgttttatcgtttagctagcctggttatttcctgaatcgaGCTAACTTCTACAGGTGTGGGGCACAgaactgtaaccccagcatgtaggaggtagagacaggaggattgggagttcaagggtagccttaGGTACAGggtgaatgtgaggccagcctgagctacatgactCTATTCCACCCACCCTCCCCCCAAGAGAGCGAGGGTAGAgataagaagagaagaaaaaatggtGGGAGCAACCCCTTCCCTTTTCATTCAACCTGTTAGgaattaaatataaattcaagaaaaattaaaaaaaaatactactttaTGTAACCCCCACCACCCCTCCCTggagctgaggaccaaacctgGGGTCTTGCACTTGCTAGGTAAGCACAAAATAGCACAATTTTATGTAACAGCCATATTTAAGGCAGTTGGAAAAAAACTCAGAATACATTTCTGCCAGcagaataaagatggaaaatgcttCCTACTCTAGTCTAGACCCTGAGGGCCCTCAGCGCATGGCCATCTTTACGATGTCTCAGGAAGACTTTCAGAGTCTATGCATGCAGCACAAGTCTACCCTCCATGCTGCTCCCCTGCCCTCACCCAGTTTCCATCTTAGGCTTCCCCAAAGTTACCTAGCACCCTGTGTAACCCCCACCCTCTTCTGTGTTCTCCACAGTTGTAGCAGAAATCAGCCCAGCTCCGCAGCGGGAGACCCTGCCTGACCTCTGCTCACCATGCCTCGGTGGTCATCTACAGCTTACAACAGTCATCTCTGCATCTCAGGAAAATGGTCTTCCACTAATCTCTTAGAAAATCACTTTTATTCCCCCAAATAAGTAAAGGTGTATTTAACCTTAAAGGCAATAATATTGACATAACTCCAGGCATCATAAAGCACTATCTCCtatctattaaatatttaaacactgTGTATATAGCATCAGTGCAGAGGACAAACTAAGTTGAccctgttggggactgtggacccccaaaCCCTGAATATCCTGTGGCCCCCTGCCTGCCgaagtaaacaacttgttttcctgtgcttgcagctgctctgagcaaacaacttgttttgcatcTGCTCTGAGCAttagaccctcaggagttcctgatgccAGGGGAGTGGTTTATAGTGGGCTTGCAGCAgagagttagggtgtggccacTAGTCAAgtagaccctatataagctgccctggaacacaataaaggggcattcttggcacctgtgtctctgtgtttcaatctccagcctctTGCCCAACTCGTGAACCAGTAGAGCTGGCATTGAGTTACAGACCCAACCTAGAAAACAGTAAGGCAGGGGCTGGTGAGCTGATTCATTGTGTAAAACTGCCTTAAACCCTGATGCCCCGAGTTTAATCACTGGAGCTGACATAAAGGtgacaaaagaaaaccaactccacaaaggtGGCCTCTGATCCCCCATACTTGCACCATGGCATGTGGACATGCCCCCTccacatcaataaataaatatatattttaaattaggggctggagagatgactccgcaGTTAAGATCATTTGCTGCTTTGCTTAGGAACtgacttggttcccagcacacccaTGGCAGTTCACAttcaggtccaggggatctgataccctctcctgATCTCCCACCCCAAGGTACTAGGCATGTATGAACATGGTGCAAAGACACACATCCAgtcaaaatacacaaacacattttaagaattatttttaatcattcatggttttaaaaatagcaataaaagtTCAGATGTCAAATATAATTatcaaaaccttaaaaaaaaaatcacactggggctggagagatggctcagaggttaagagcactgcctgctcttccaaaggtcctgagttcaattcccagcaaccacaaggtggctcacaaccatctgtaatgaggtctggtgccctcttctggcctgcaggcatacacgcagacagaatattgtatacatgattaataaataaatttaaaaaaaaaaatcacactgttggaaaaggaattaaaaaaactAGATGTAAttgcatacaactttaatcccagcacttgggaggcagaagcaggcactgcgagttcaaggccaatctggtctacttagtgagttgcaggacagccaggtgaCCTAGGAAACCATGtgtcaaaacataataaaaataaaaataaaaaataaggagaaataaaaaagaaagaaagaaagaaagaaagaaagaaagaaagaaagaaagaaagaaaggaaggaaggaaggaaggcaggaaggcaggaaggaaggaaggctaaaCAGTCTAGACCGATGCTCACTGACAAGAGCGTCAGGTCTTTACAGGTCCTGCCACTGGGAGGCTATGTAGTCACTAAAAACAAGGCTCAAAGGAATGTGCCCAGTGATGTCAAGtgaaaatcagtttaaaaatatacacactaTAACCACAAAAGTATCTTTGCATGTGGACAGGGACAGCAcaggcaagaaagaagaaaggcagccaCTGAGTCATGAGGCGGCAGTTGACACCACTCTTCTGTAACACCCCTGCTTTTCCTTTGGGAAACAACTCCCTGTCTCTCAGATAGAGGGGGTGAAGGTAAGACTAAACCTCACTTTTGGCCTGACCAATCAGAGTACTTACCTCCCAGGattcacagacaaacacatgaaGTCCACAGATAGTAGAATCTGGCTCAGTGGGGGACTCTGCCCACACTGGCAATGGCACTGCAATGGCACCCTCAGGGCTTGCTGACAAGGAGGGCAGCTTGGAGTGGCTGCTGGCCATTCCAAGGCAATAGCAAAAGGAAAGTCTATTTGAAAATAACATCAACAGAGAAGTGCTGGGCCAAGAGACTAtgcagaaacaagaggaaaaaggTACCACATGGCTCTGCTGTCACTCAGACCCTCGACCCAGCCCTGCCCGACACCAGGACTATTCTGGACTTCTCAGCCACCCACTCTAGGTTGTTTCTGTCCTTTTATTACAACAGAATCTCAAACACCTTTCCTGCGGCTGTGTGAGGTGGTGCACACTGCCGGCCCACACTTGGCAGCCGGATCAGGAATGAGTATTCTAGGACTGCACACTGAGTGCCAGGCTGACTTAATTAAACCAaacatttttttgagagagagcgAGCATCTCACATAGCCCAAACTGGCTTCCAATTCCCTGTGTAGCCACGGCTGCCCTTGTTGGTCCccctgcctctagctcctgaatgctaggactaCAAGACCCTAACACCATGCCCAAATAACATTCAGCTAATTACACACCTGGGCTTGTGTTGTGCATAGTGTCCGACCTAAACCCAATACTCAATACTTTCCTAGCCTTCACAACTGTTTGTTGTCTGTCAACAAGCATGGGGCTGATGTTGTCATACAGACCTTTTAAAAACACCTACTGCAATACTGTAGAGAACAGACACTATTTCAGAACTGAAAACTTAGACTCATGGAGGAACTTGCCttagaaaaacaaatccaaaagaaacaaacaattttGGTCTATCTGATTTCAAAATCTGCACACTTGCACATTTAATTAGCCAGAAGCCACTTCCTCATTGAAGACTATTTCAGAATACCTTGATGTTACAGCTCACCCAGGTACTGCTGTCAGGTGAGTCTTACCTGAAGAAGTTCAGCGCACAGCTGTTGACCAGCTTGCCCTCCTGCAGACAGCGCCTGGGGTCCTTCTCCTCCCAGCGGCACAGCATAAACTCCTTATTGGCCTTATCGCACTGAGCCCCATAGTGGTGGGCCGCGGCTTTAAGCACAGCTGAGCTGACTTTCACCTGGAAAAGCGACAAGGAGGGGGTCACACACCAAGTCAGGTACAACTGAGTGCGTTAGGCTCTTGCATGTGTCTTACCAGGCTGATAAAACCAGCCCTGTTTTCTCTTAAAGAGAAGATGGTGACCCTAACAGAATCTTGCTTAAATCACTCCGTCAACATTGCTAAGGTTCCTCTCCAGGAATGAAATGAATCATATAAGGACATCTGGGATATAAGGATATAAGGGCTGGGAAATCAGAGGAAgcgaggaaaagaaaaagaaagagctcaGAGTCTGGCAATTGCTAAGAATAAAGTCCTGGAAGAGACCCACACTAATGCTACCTCTAGCACTGTGACCACGTCAAGACTTCCCTGCTTGCCTTCAGCACTGTCTTGAGAAGCATTGCACACCAGCTGCAGGTAGCTCAGAGGATCAGCAGGCAGAGTTCGAGGCCCAGCTTCCTGCTCTAAGTCTCAGCCTAGGCTGAAGCCATAATGCTACAGTTATCAGAACCTACAGAGCTTTCTGCCATCTGGGAGATCTCATCTTCATCTTTGCTTTTCAGTGATTTTGGCTACTCTGTTTCTCTTCTAATATTTCTATCTTACTGACCCACTAAAGCCTGCAGGCGGACACTGAGCTCCAACTCTGCCATGGGCAACTTGTTAAGCCTAAACTTTAAAGAGCAGGGTGGGGTATTGACTGCTGGCATCTGGGCGTGGGCAGTGCTTTTGCTTTACTGTTGCCGTTTTCCCAGCCAGGGAATTCTCAGATTCCTGATCAACTGAGAAATGTAACAAAGAGCATTAGCAGGTTTCCTAAAACTTGCTGTCAGGAAACTATACTTTACTATACCACtgaattagattttttaaaatattgaggaCTTTAATGTGAGACAGTCTTTAGTCTTATTTTATACACtttatacatattaatttacTCCTAAGACTAAtgttggggaaggaagagaggttCCCCTCCATTCTACAGAAAGCAGATGAGAGCCAGGACTGCCCACCAGCACTGTCCTGTCACGACTAGCAACGCAAAGGTCAACTTATACATATAAGTGAAATTTGCCATCCAACTCTAACAAATTTATACCCTAAATCTGTAAATTTGTGTATTTAAATTTGATCTACATTTGCTTCTTTTACTACCTATAGCCAGCTGGGAGATAAAAGGTACCcaacctttttgtcttatttctggtttttagagacactttcaagtagcccaggctggctttgcactgtgtaggccaggcaggCCTCCTCCTCTcaaccctgcctctgcctccctagagctgggattacaagtgcgcACTATCATTCCAGCTTCAGAGtcgtgcacccccccccccccaggtagggtttctctgtgcagccctataTGTCCTGCagcttgccctgtagaccaggctggtctcaaactcacagagctccgcccgcctctgcctccagaggattaaaggcctgcatcactgccaccacctggcagttCTGTTTTTTAAAGGTCACTACATTTTTACAACCGCGTTTCAGTagtttagagcacttgcctctCTTGCAgcagacctaggttcaattctcagcacccacatggtggctcacaacagtcccAGGAAGTCTGATGCCATCTGGAACTCATGGTAACGAGGCATAAATGTGctacacatacattcaggcaaaacactcata
This window contains:
- the Ndufa8 gene encoding NADH dehydrogenase [ubiquinone] 1 alpha subcomplex subunit 8, which produces MPGIVELPTVEELKVEEVKVSSAVLKAAAHHYGAQCDKANKEFMLCRWEEKDPRRCLQEGKLVNSCALNFFRQIKRHCAEPFTEYWTCLDYSNTQMFRHCRKQQAKFDKCVLDELGWVRPDLGELSKVTKVKTERPLPENPYHSRPRPEPNPVIEGDLKPAKHGSRFFFWTT